Sequence from the Deltaproteobacteria bacterium genome:
CGCCGCTTCTGGCGGCGGATGCGCGCCCGCTCGGCCGCCCGCGCCTCCGCCACGCCGCGCGCGCGGGCCTCGAGCTTCTCGAGCAACTCGCGGCGGGCGAGGAAGCGGTTCAATGCCTGGGAGCGCTCGCGCTGGCACTTGACGGTCACCCCGCTCGGGCGGTGGCGGAGCACGACGCAGGTCGACACCTTGTTGACGTTCTGCCCGCCCTTCCCGCCCGAGCGGACGAAGTGCTCGTCCAGGTCCTCCTCGCGCACCCCGAGCGCCCGCATGCGCGCGGCGAGGGCGTGCTGCTTCTCGGGCGAGACCGGGAACACGCGGGCGCTTTACCATTCGCCGCGGTAGGCTGGCCACCGCCACGGGAGGAGTGGCGGAAGCGCGATGGAATCGAACCATCCTCGGCCTGCTAGAGGCCGACACTGGTTTTGAAGACCAGGGGCACCACCAGGCACCTTGCGCTTCCCTAGTAGCCGGACCGTTGGATTTACTCGGTTTCCTGCGCAGTGGACCGCCCGCTGGGACGACCTGATCGAGTTCGAGGTCATCCCGGTGGTCACGTCGGCGGAAGCAGCGGCCACCGTCGCGCCTCGACTATGAAACTTTCCGTGCACTCATGATCAGCCACGCGGCCCTGTCGTGGTGACATTGCACCTCGCCGAGGCCCGCCGCGCGCAGA
This genomic interval carries:
- a CDS encoding peptide chain release factor-like protein; protein product: MRALGVREEDLDEHFVRSGGKGGQNVNKVSTCVVLRHRPSGVTVKCQRERSQALNRFLARRELLEKLEARARGVAEARAAERARIRRQKRRRSRRAKEKMLAAKRAQSEKKAARRAPPMDE